In one Cygnus atratus isolate AKBS03 ecotype Queensland, Australia chromosome 14, CAtr_DNAZoo_HiC_assembly, whole genome shotgun sequence genomic region, the following are encoded:
- the SOWAHA gene encoding ankyrin repeat domain-containing protein SOWAHA: MGVKRQKGGQPQRESRERRAASLRTGGRRWSSVSSGSSTCGGGGGGGMAELALSPAAVLGFLRERGGRVRNAELVGAFRPLLEAAGDAAERAERRELFKRSVNAVAVVKERDDGKFVVLRRHLRPAPPPGGVPMDGGGPPPQGRLSPSPPEELPSPRAVSELRGLFQRSGGGGVPLPAGGSGTRREPVPKPCMLPVRCVPSPAAAPEQPEEPGAALSPLPEEDEAGCRSPNLRRVPKTPRASEEPAAVPLEEAEHRWLVMAAEGQWSQQLHGLLLGDASLAARRDFISGFTALHWAAKNGNCDMVRNVIEVAQKEGTHVDVDARSHGGYTALHLAAMHGQEMVISMLVRSYHAKTDLRDYSGKKPHQCLREGASIAIRRLLGDPSLETTGGTSLPIKKSTKIAASILSSTSTFLGVISDDMAFYDLTKGLRKPSSLNKLLAATTGPRRKPKTRGSFPSYCSLSEVVEEEEQEEVIVKRRPVSELFFGH, encoded by the exons ATGGGTGTGAAGAGGCAGAAAGGAGGTCAGCCTCAACGGGAAAGCAGAGAG CGCAGGGCGGCCTCCCTCCGCACCGGGGGCCGTCGGTGGAGCTCTGTCAGCAGCGGCTCGTCCACctgtggcggcggcggcggcggcgggatGGCGGAGCTCGCCCTCAGCCCCGCCGCCGTGCTGGGCTTCCTGCGGGAGCGCGGCGGCCGGGTGCGCAACGCCGAGCTGGTGGGAGCCTTCCGCCCGCTGCTGGAGGCCGCCGGGGACGCGGCGGAGCGGGCGGAGCGGCGGGAGCTCTTCAAGCGCTCGGTGAACGCCGTGGCCGTGGTGAAGGAGCGCGACGACGGCAAGTTCGTCGTCCTGCGGCGGCACCTgcggcccgccccgccgcccggggGCGTCCCGATGGACGGCGGCGGGCCCCCGCCTCAGGGGCGGCTCTCGCCGTCGCCCCCCGAGGAGCT GCCGTCGCCCCGTGCCGTGTCCGAGCTCCGTGGCCTCTTCCAGAGGAGCGGCGGTGGCGGGGTGCCCCTGCCCGCCGGTGGGTCCGGGACCCGTCGGGAGCCGGTCCCCAAGCCCTGCATGCTGCCCGTGCGCTGCGTGCCGTCGCCAGCCgctgccccagagcagcccGAGGAGCCCGGAGCCGCCTTGTCGCCCTTGCCAGAGGAGGACGAGGCCGGGTGCCGCTCGCCCAACCTGCGGCGGGTCCCCAAGACCCCGCGGGCCAGCGAGGAGCCGGCGGCGGTGCCGCTGGAGGAGGCCGAACACCGCTGGCTGGTGATGGCGGCCGAGGGGCAGTGGTCCCAGCAGCTCCacgggctgctgctgggcgATGCCAGCCTGGCGGCCCGGCGGGACTTCATCTCGGGCTTCACCGCCCTGCACTGGGCCGCCAAGAATGGCAACTGCGACATGGTGAGGAACGTCATCGAGGTGGCGCAGAAGGAGGGGACTCACGTCGACGTGGACGCCAGGTCGCATGGTGGCTACACGGCGCTCCACCTTGCCGCCATGCACGGCCAGGAGATGGTCATCAGCATGCTGGTCCGCAGCTACCACGCCAAGACCGACCTGAGGGACTACAGCGGGAAGAAGCCACACCAGTGCTTGAGGGAAGGGGCCTCCATTGCCATCAGGCGCTTGCTGGGGGACCCCAGCCTCGAAACCACTGGGGGAACCTCCCTCCCCATAAAGAAAAGCACCAAGATTGCTGCTTCCATCTTGAGCTCCACCAGCACTTTCCTGGGGGTCATATCCGATGACATGGCTTTCTACGACCTCACCAAAGGCTTAAGGAAGCCTTCATCCCTGAACAAGCTCCTGGCTGCCACGACAGGCCCGAGGAGGAAGCCAAAGACCAGAGGGAGCTTCCCTTCGTATTGTTCCCTCTCTGAGGtggtagaggaggaggagcaagAAGAGGTCATTGTGAAACGCCGGCCGGTCTCTGAGCTGTTCTTTGGCCACTAG